ttactatcatcttgaattttttaaaaattttccactcaccggtttagattttagaggggggagggggcgctcgattttaatgaaaatttgcactttaaaattgaatatttcgcaaacaaatcattgaatcaaaaaatcgcctTAAAACCCCCttaaaatcgttttagcaaccctttAATGGTTTTCAAGAtaccgataaaaaaaatcactcccactttacgtctatgggaggtaccctaaatttttttttttttttaatttttattgtaccattttgtcggcatacttttcatatatccgtgtaaaattacagctttctagcattgatagtccctgagcaaagccgcgcacggacagacagacagacagacatggcgaaactataagggttccgtttttgccattttggctctggaaccctaaaaagagttacaaggtatgatgtgcgttagtcattattagctgtgcaataataagaatgctttactttaagataaatagcggCGCGCCACGAATATAATTTGCAGTTTATTACGTAgtattttgagtggagtattttgcaatcagtaattttgatgtggATTCGGATTTCTTTTGGATAATAAAGgactttttttgatgtgcgtttaaatactacccaTTTTATTTATCCTTTTGACGCATTATGCCAGATATGTAGAATATTAAACATcttaaaagtacctatatattatacaattaagattggttttttttttttttttggaatctttgtattttttatacatagataaaataggtgcataggggaaattcgtgtcggtaccgttgaccatcagtggtgtagcggtatagcacgcggtacggattaccgaggacctgggttcgattcccagtgatggtcttatttttctgttttttctgtgcatctatatttcagtttgtattttcaatatattatacatattaaacatccaagacccgagaacaaacaatacaatacaatacaaagactctttattgtacaccagacatagtaagccaTTCAAACAGGCATttaaacattcgtgttattcacacaaatatctgccccggccgggaatcgaacccgggacctcaagcttcgtagtcaggttctctgaccacttggccatccggtcgtcaaacaatgtgtataatctgtagtagcatagactagcgtagagataatggaaaatttgaaattttaaaaaacgcttAATGCTCGATTGAAtaatcgattttaataatttacttaggtaataccttaaaattaaaaaaaagttaatgctTTTATAATTGTATAAACAGTATTTGGTATTAAATCAAGTACTCGTATTGTAAACGTTGCTGGCTCAGCatcagaaaatcagcgctggggggtttattattaacgcttcagcattatgctgagccagcgtCCGATACACAACCGCAaagacacatactttcctacgtgttgtctatttgtacctaatactattgttgtaaagccgtggtggcctagtggtttgacctatcgcctctcaaacagagggtcgtgggttcaaaccccggctcgcacctctgagtttttccaaattcatgtgcggaattacatttgaaatttaccacgagctttgcggtgaaggaaaacatcgtgaggaaacctgcacaaacctgcgaagcaattcaatggtgcgtgtgaagttcccaatccgcactgggcccgcgtgggaactatagcccaagccctcttgttctgagaggaggcctgtgcccagcagtgggacgtatataggctgggatgatgatgatgatgatgactattgttgtatcttgtgttgtgaatagacgtattttctttctttttaataataaaatagacaaaaatactttgatcaattcaattattaaaataatagatttactgaacagattaattattgcaataggttctaggtttcacatcactaaatatCTGTgctaatggcgtctttgtttacacttgtcTTATgacattgaattgaaatacaatataggtaggtacatatttttttatctgatacgactctatttcttggACTTTCTGGTGACTGTtgaactctttattatacagtCAGTTGCACTAATACTTTTCGCAGCCCTTGGTCACAGCGGAgggcgcaaaaatatctgacacgtcctaatgcccctagaaatagagtcgtaccaGATCTTTAATataagtatcagatatttaccgACCGGACGACCacgtggttagagaacctgactacgaagcttgaggtcttgggtttgattcccgaccgaagcagatatttgtacgaagccgcaaaaaagaaaaatttagggacgacgagcgaagcgaggagtggttagtattaattgtgaccacGACGtacaagccgagcgagcgaagcgagcgtgccgcggcagcggccggcgaagtgccagaaccgatatgatggcgtttcatgatatgcctaggaatttcatgatctgcctgagctggcatatcatgaaatggcggcatttcatgatatgcctacgaatttcatgatttgcctaaacgtcaccaggcaaatcgttaaacgttgaCCCTGTCGTATCAGGTATATTTGAACCTGTGACCGGATCCCTGAGGCCTATGGTCTGAGGCCTGCCCTTGGTGCCCACCTCTTCATTTATGACCCTCCACATCTCCTTCGCCGGATTTTTACTCTCAGCCAGTCTGGTTTCAATGTAAGACTGACGAGCTCGTAACGAAAGATATATCTCGTACTTATCCAAAAGTACTTATAGGATTATCAAGATACTGTCGTCTTAATTCATTAAAATCACTAAGCTTGCGCATATTCACGTCACGTACTTCATCTGTCAGCCATGGCAATGCATTTCTCCTAGAATTAGACTTTAACTTTTTAATGGGGAAATGGatgtttttaaagtaagtatgtcaaaatgttaaataacttaTCAAATTTCAGGTTAATGTCAAGAGTatcatcataaataaattataattagaaatgtcacagtaaaataaattaatagagtTTAATCACTAAAAATAATCGTCGCTCAAAAGTATTGTTATTATTCAGTTAGCTATGTGTCAAGTCATATTCATATCGCTGCGCGTTGGGATCGCTTATAACCGTGTCCACCGGTGATACATTGAGGCCGTCACAAGCGCTGTTCGCTATGCCACAGGCAATGGATGACGCAGAGTCGGCGTTACACTAGTAGGAAAGGTCACGGTACGGTATTCGTGCATGCATAACTAGTGagtatattattatcatcaacGCGCCGTTCGAAGCCGTTGTATTTGTGGATAAATAATCTACATTCTGATCACCAATAATAACaaaccttttgtttttgttagtcAATCTATGTAGTAATAattcaaatttttcaaaataaatgtcaagttCACCATTTCCGGTtctataataatacaataataattaatttgcgACAAATTACTTCAATAGCCGAAAATGCAAAATGATACTCAACAGAGAGGCTCTGCAGGTCATTACGCTGCTTACACCTCATCCCATCTAGTATGTTCAGCGCGACCCCATTGCGCCTGCTCGCGGTCAGTCCGACAGTAACAGTTTGCCAGCGCATACCCACATAACCTCACACGTTcaatttcactttttttaagtACACCAAATTTTGGTTAATCCTAGTATATGTAGTTTTTCCGTATAATTTAAAAGATCTAATAGTGATGTTTTACCAGTAATCGACCTAAAGAACATTTTGGTGAATAAGAACAAATTTGGTGTTTACTTTTGAGGAGTCTTTGTTTTGGTTGTGACACGTTTTGTCTCGTACTTCTCTGGCTGTACAGGGTTGAACAATCGCACAGACACACCGTGCGGCCAATTTTTAGAGTCCCGCACTACCATCTTCTGCGTCGACAGAAGACTCTTCTTTTTTGTTCTTTCCCTGCTCTTATATGTCCCGCCCGTCTCGCCACAGAGCAGGACGCGCGCGGAGGTTGGATGGGTGGCGAAATACTTcacattttaaatcaaactaCTCCATCCAACTTTATAGGCTCAAacaataagtatgtttatccgttgcctagtaggcattcatagtacaagctttgcttagtttgggactaggacaaTTGGTGACAAGTGTaacgtgatatttattttcacttctcatgctcgtaaagttcgtgtttatgctagatctaggcgacataaaatgacgtTTTATGCACTGAGCATATaattaaatcttcgtctaagaccaaggtaatcaggtgtcaacagccacaaacaaagaagtttatataatttttttcataatttttaatttatataaaattaaaaatcaatcaaatcaatcaaaataaatcaaaaaaactaaaaaaatataattatatggtcatcatcatcatcatcccagcctatatacgtccactgctgggcacaggcctcctctcaattttatagtaattcatgtaaaataaaatgtacatagtaagtaaAAATTGATCCACTGTTGCTAATTTCGTTTCCTCgctatcgaagtgaaaagcagagttaaaactcgagcattaaacacattttcccctcaacgtgtctatccaccctcgccataccggctcggatggctatatgaacgtcttgggtaaaatggatcgttttatgctcttgttgtacagtctacttttatttattatttatttatttatgaacgcCTTGTTGCGTCAGGTATTGGTGCTGTAGGATGTGTGTAGAGGGTACAAAAAGTGAAGAGCAATCAACATTGGTGATTTATTGAAGTCCTTTAAGGCCACACTATGCTCTCAATCCAGGGCACGTAGTGGAGACCTTGGTGTACCAGCCAGGTACGCCAACACTGCCACAGTTCATGCCAAAGGAGGTGATGCCGACCACAGTGTACATGCAGTGGATGCCGTGGTTGAGGATGGTCAAGGGGCCGCCGCTGTCGCCCTGGAAACCAACAAATTGTAAAAAACAGTGACATCATTAATTATAAGAGCCTACGCTAGCGAGGGTACATTTCGCGGGCGCAGCCTGCAGGCGCGGGCGCAGGTACAATCCcgtgcacgcgacgcgcgcagttagcgctgctcgtactaagaaagtatatatttttcaatgcggccacccgctccgtgcaataAGGTACAGAGAGTCGCTTCACTTCAAACCCAGATAAAACCACTCTTCCCTCTTAGGAGAGTATCTTACCTTGTTTGCCTTTTCTTTTGATACCAAAATCGTAAAAGTCTTAGAATCGGATTCATCCGAGTTTGATGTTAAGCGACTGAGATTTAGTACGTAatgattttttatcaaaatgttcGTATTTGCTAGCTTGAGTAACCATCGTCCAACGTCATAaattttgtaccttgtcactgatTTCGTATGGCTATTCAAACATGAttcattttccaactgtttcatatcaatgaatgttttttttctgaacttagaaactattcaggatatatttcaggattaTCCTGTAGAATGCtataggtttggttaggtttattttatcaaaatccataaatatttacagtttcaaaataaaatcgtTCGACCATTTGAAATAGTCGGGAAtaatttggcaaataaattagcATAAAAAATTGATAACACCGTCTCTTACGCCCAGTTCACTTTTTGCCAagtaattattttgcaaaaagtTTATGCGACACGTATTATGCGAAGTGAGATTCTGGCAAACAATTAATTATGCTAGGTGAATGGTACCCACCTGGCAAGTATCAGCTCTGTTTTGGTAATCCCCGTAGCAGACTTGTATCGTGGAGTTGAAGACTGCTCCGAATCGGTTCACGGGGTAGTTCTCGCTGCACTTTCTGTCCGTGAATTTAGTCAGCGTCACCTGCAAGTGcacaaaatacggtatttgactatgtttaaataaaagcttgaaaaaaaagttataaccaAAAATTGGACCTTTAGtggtctacctcacctacatacatattgggcttcaaccactcctgctggctcgtgctgatgCACCGACTTTAGACTGGTAGAATATTATTCtatagtttttttgtagtcgtttcaactttttgttataaaatttctttcaagctttttagtgttaataatctatggtactattcaatggaaaaaatcaattgtgtaaacaaatgtggtgactgacattgacacttgactgacgactggctgactgactgactgacgttggctctagtgatgtgaaagctctttaagatacttcaatcagcagtaaataattattttgaatttactcatatttcattatttaatgttttccctaagtttaatttttaaaaatggcgaatcacgtattctcttagtcctgttcaagagtcattcacaatgtttccatgtcccttttaacttaaaatgtttaatagcattttcacgaagttttagaattatatcttcaaatacactcgagagcaaaagttgcgggtcactaacatttacttcaatatctggaaaacgaataaagctatcgtattgaaataaattgaaccttatagacaatttaatgttactaaaataaaatgcataacatttattactgatcatttgttttattttgtttaaaacgacaaattaaaaatggcgTCAATTTGCTTGCAAAACCAAAACTGAaaacatttaagattttatatttacaagtaGTTTTAACGCAGTTTAGTACTTGGTATTACCCCCACGTGCTGTCTGCACTGCTGCAATGCGATTCGGCATGCTGTACACCAAGTTTCTGAAACACTGTTGAGGAATGTTCTCCCATTCCTCTACCAAAGCATGTTTCAAGTCACGAAGCGTAATTGAAGGAGGATCTCGCTGTCTCACACGTCGTCCGAGCTCGTCCCAGGCGTGCTCGATCGGGTTAAGGTCGGGGCTACGTGCTGGCCACACCATGGGACGAATATTCACCTCATCAAGGTAGGTTTGCACTACACGAGCAGTGTGGGGACGGGCGTTATCGTGCATAAAGATAGCATTCTCACCGAGTCTTGCCATAAATGGACCGACGTGCTCGTTAAGGATTTCATCCACGTATCTTACGCCATTAAGAGTACCGTTTTCGATCAGTACTAGCTCTGTTCGGCTTTCCGCAGAAATTCCAGCCCAGACGAGTACCGAACCACCACCGTATGCCACCTTTTCTTCAATACAGGCTTGCATAAATCTTTCTCCTGGTCTTCTGTATACCTTTGCCCTTCCGTCGTTTTTATACAGCATAAATTTTGATTCGTCCGAGAACATGACATTTGACCAATTTTCAATCGCCCAATCTGAATGTTCGCGTGCATAAATTTGTCTTGCTATACGATGGTGCCGCTCGAGTTTCGGACCATTTGCGGGTCTAAATGGTTTCAAATTACCTTCAGCAAGTCGCCGTCTTACAGTCCAAGCACTAGGGTTGCTTCCACCAAGCCCTAAAAAATGTTGAGTCAGTGCTGTTCCCGTAAGAAATCGATTTCGCAGCATAGTGTTAACAAGATATCGATCTTCCCGTTCCGTTGTACACCTGGGTCTGCCTGTTATTGGTCTACGTAGGTTCAAACCAGTTTCTAGAAACCGCTGGCGAACACGCTGGACTGTAGACAACGATACACCGACTATTCTTGCAGTTTCTCGCTGACTTGTGCCAATTTCCAGCAGCGTGAGGATTCTCGTACATTCCTCGGGTGTGAGTGACATAATTACTACTTTGATAATGACTATTGGATACTTGGGGCACTTTTTATAAACACATTTTAtgacagaacaaaaacaaaagcaaagacAGTTGCGAAAATTAGAAGTTCTAATTTGAGAAAAAAGCGATcattttgtttataacttttttaatggCATTACTTCACGTCAACCAATAAGTTTTTATACGTGTAATGAAGGATTATTAAATTGTCTATaaggttcaatttatttcaatacgatagctttattcgttttcaagatattgaagtaaatgttagtgacccgaaactttt
Above is a window of Choristoneura fumiferana chromosome 18, NRCan_CFum_1, whole genome shotgun sequence DNA encoding:
- the LOC141437531 gene encoding serine protease 33-like — protein: MVWPARSPDLNPIEHAWDELGRRVTLTKFTDRKCSENYPVNRFGAVFNSTIQVCYGDYQNRADTCQGDSGGPLTILNHGIHCMYTVVGITSFGMNCGSVGVPGWYTKVSTTCPGLRA